The Rickettsia typhi str. Wilmington sequence TTATATATTTGTTATATCATTATTTACAGCAGAACAAAGATTTACTGGCGTTGCTTTTAGTTACAATTTTGCAATAGCGATATTCGGCGGAACTTCACCTATTATTTCTCGTTGGCTTGTAGAGCATACAGGTTTATTTTATGCTCCAGCTTTTTATATTATGATTATTGCCGTCATATTTTTAGTAATTATGTATACGATGAAGAAAGTAATTAAATCATTGCTTAATAATTATGAACACAGAAAATAAAGAAATAACAAGTAATTGGTTTACTAATTTACGTGATTTGTTGTGCAAAGAATTTGAAAAAATTGAAGAAAAATATGCACAGATAAAAGGGTTAAAACCAGCTAAGTTTGTACGCACAAGCTGGAAACGTAATGGTGGTGGATGCGGTATTATGTCTCTCATGAAAGGAGAAGTATTTGAAAAAGTTGGTGTTAATATATCTACCGTATTCGGTGAATTCTCTCAAGAATTTCGCTCTGAGATTCTGGGAGCAGAACTAGATGGAAAATTCTTTGCAACAGGCATATCAGTAGTTGCTCATCTTAAATCTCCGTTAATTCCTGCTATGCATTTCAATACTCGTTATATAGAAACTTCTAAAAACTGGTTTGGTGGTGGTAGTGATTTAACACCTTTTTATCCAGAAGAAAACGAAACTGCAAAGTTTCATACAGCTTTTAAAGAAGCATGCGATAAGTATGATTCTAGCTATTATCCTAAGTTCAAAAGGCAATGTGATGAATATTTTTATTTAAGACATAGAAAAGAGCCAAGAGGAGTAGGGGGAATATTTTATGATTATTTAAATAGCGGTAATTTTGAACAGGATTTTGCATTTACAAGGGACATAGGTAAGGCTTTGTTGTCAGTATATCCTGAAATTGTTAGAAGTAAGTTATTTCTACCTTGGACAGATGAGCAGAAAGAATATCAACTTATAAAACGAGGTAGATACGTAGAATTTAATTTACTATATGATCGCGGCACTAAATTCGGCTTGATGACCGATGGAAATATTGAAGCAATATTAATGTCACTACCACCTGTAGTAAAGTTTAATTGACTTTTTACTACTATTTGCTCATATAAATTATAGTTTTTGAATAGTAATAAATTCCTTCCTAGAATTTTACTTGCAACATTATTTTCTTTCA is a genomic window containing:
- the hemF gene encoding oxygen-dependent coproporphyrinogen oxidase, encoding MNTENKEITSNWFTNLRDLLCKEFEKIEEKYAQIKGLKPAKFVRTSWKRNGGGCGIMSLMKGEVFEKVGVNISTVFGEFSQEFRSEILGAELDGKFFATGISVVAHLKSPLIPAMHFNTRYIETSKNWFGGGSDLTPFYPEENETAKFHTAFKEACDKYDSSYYPKFKRQCDEYFYLRHRKEPRGVGGIFYDYLNSGNFEQDFAFTRDIGKALLSVYPEIVRSKLFLPWTDEQKEYQLIKRGRYVEFNLLYDRGTKFGLMTDGNIEAILMSLPPVVKFN